A stretch of DNA from Bacteroidales bacterium WCE2008:
AAGAGACTTAAGTGATTCATATGCCTTCTTGGCTGCCTCCAAACGCTTTTTCCCTTTAACAACGGCATCCTCGAGCAACCCGTCAATATCGCTGGCCTCATAGCCACCTAAAGCACCTTTCTCGTCGTTGAATTTGTGAATAGCGGCATCAATATCATCGAACAAATGCTTGAAATCAACGATGAGACCAAACTTTTTGTGGGTCTGAGCGATGACTACATCTTTGTTGTTCTCGTCCATCACATCAACGCCCAAACGGTTGACTCGGCAAATGGACTGGAAGAGATTATGGTCGTATAAGTATCTGTCTATGTAAAGGAAAGTGGCACACGGGGCATCAAAACCCGTCAACAACTTATCCCTCACAATCATTAACTTCATTCGGGCTGGTTGTTTAACAAACTTCTCCTTTGCCCATTTCTCATATTTGGCTGCATTAGGTTGCCCCGCATCCGCATAAGTCTGGAGTGCCATACGGTGCTTGAACTGTAGCGGTGTCTCAAGAGAAAGGTCGGTTGTCTCCTTTCTCTCATCTGCATCAGTCGGCTCGAAGCTGGTAACAACAGCACATTTCCCCCGTAAGGTGGTATCGCCACAGCGATTCTGGAAGAAATCATAGTACTTGTATGCGGTTTCAATGTCACCGGCAATAAGCATGGCGTTTGCCCAATCCTGACGGAGAATCGAATTGGATCTCACATCGTCAATTATGCTGTAACCAATGCGCTCGATGCGCTCCTTAGATGAGTAGATATGCTCAAGGGTTGCCCAGCGGTCTTTCACCATTTCTGCACGTTCTGGGGTAAGTCCGGAAATTATCGACTCAAGCTTCTCATCAAGCTTCTCTTTATTAGAAATGTACTGTTCAACATCACGCGCCTCGTACTGCAAGTCCAGGATCACCTTATCTTCGACGGCCTGCTTGTGGAGGTACTTGTGAATGAATGTGCCAAACTTGAACTCAGATGTCTTCGATAGATTCTTGTAGTTTTCTTTGAGTTTATCATCTCGAAGCAGAGGCGTACCAGTGAAACCGATGAGCATCACTTCCTTCCCCATTATCTCCCGCATACCTTCATGTAGCCTTCCACCTTGTGTACGGTGGCACTCGTCTATGAAAACAAAGATATTCTTGCCTTTGACCGAGAAACTATTCCCTGGATACTGAAGTGAAATCCTTTCACGTAATTCCTTCAGATACTTATCGAGAGGAATCTTTACATCTTCGCGACCTTCCTCGGCTTCTTGGCCGCGGTTCCCAAACTTCTGAATCAGGGAGCAAATCAACCACTCACTTCCGGTATTGAGTGTTTCAAGCAAATGATCTGATGAGGTCGCCCTACAAAGAGCATTGCCAGTGTCGGAGAAATCATCTGCCAGCTGTTTGTCCAATTCGGTTCTGTCTGTAATGATAAGGACACGAGGGTCTTCGAAGTTGGCCTTTATGTAAGCGGCCAACCAAACCATAGTAAGAGACTTTCCACTTCCCTGGGAGTGCCATATGATTCCACTGTCTTTGGTCTCCAGACGAGGGATGGCTGCCATCAAAGCATACAGCTGGTGAGGTCGCATCACTTTTTTGATGCCACTATCCGTGATTACACCATAGCGGAACATCGTCATGAAGGTCTTCTTGTCAAAGAAAAGCTCAAATGATTCTTTATCACTAAGGATGTAACCTGTCTTGTTCGAATTCCTTTTGAAACGGCACCAGAAATCCAATGGTGTTCCAATGGTTCCGTACTTAAATCCAACTCCGTCGATGGTGTCGTCGAACTCTTCGTCCTCAGATTCCTTCTGGTAGCCTTTATATTCATTGGCGGCTATCGTAAACTGAATTGTTGTGAAGAAAGACGGAATTAACGCCTTTTCATTAGACAGAGACTGTTTAATACCCTCCACAATCGACACGATGCTTCGCTTGAGTTCTATCACGGCCAGGGCAATACCATTCACATAGATCACAAGATCCGGCCTGCTATTTGCACCTGTAAGAGGGTCAATGAAACTAACTTCCTCCGCAATGCCGAAGCGGTTATTCAGAGGATTCTCGAAATCGAAAAGCATAACATCCTTTTCGTTCTCCTCCGGCGATGGCTTTGCTTGAACTCCTGTAACCAGCAATTGGTAGACAGCTGTGTTGGTATCTATCAGGGTGCCAATCTTTTTATCAGTGAGTCGAATCTTCTCTTTTAGAGTCCTGATGGCCGAATCGATCTGGAAATCCGTGTATTTATCTTGTGACTCCAGGTACGCCCGCAACTCGCTTTCCATAAGAGGTGAGTTGGCTTTGCCGTCAGCATTCTTGCTTGCTCCTTTTGCATACTGGAAATGTCCCAGATAGGTATAGTCGAGTCCTTCTGGGTTTTTGAAGAGTTCAATGACCGAATTCTGGTAATTTCTCTCTTTTTCGGAAAGGAAGTCAGGCATAGGCGTTATAAAGGAAATTCGTTTAACTCTTTACGGATAGATTCCCAATCAGGAAGGTACGTATCCAGGATTCTCTTGAATCTATCATTGTGTTTCTGCTCAATGAGATGTGTAAGTTCATGAGCGACCACATATTCAATACACTTCGTCGGCTTCTTGGCCAACTGAAGATTGAAAAGTGCTTTCTTCTTCGCTTTTGAGCATGTGCCCCAACTGGAATCCATATCACGGATTTCCCACTCAGCGAGTTGTACCTCAAGGATCTTTTCCCACTTCTCGATCAACTTTGTCAAGACGGGCTTGAGCTGATCACGATACCATTCGTTAAGAACCATCGCTTTATGCTCCCTTGTGGCCCCCGGATGATCATAAAGAAGTATGTAATCCCCAGAAGTCTCGGCATGCATTGAGCTGGCATCAGTGAGGATGACACGCAGCCGGTATAACTGCCCTTTAAAGAAATGAGCTTCGCCAGAAATGAACTGTCTCTCCGGCTGCAGATTGAACGACTGGAGTTTTTCCCGCTTTTCTGTAAGCCAAACCCATTTTTGCAGGACATAAAGCCGAATGCGTTCTTCGGAATAACTCTCTGGAGCGGAGACATGAACGCGACCATCGGGCGGATATACCGCCAGATGCATGTTCTTGATGGGTTTATACTCCACCGAAATGCTGAGTCCGTTTATTTCCAAAGGTTTATTGCTTAATCTTTCAAATTTAGCGATTTTTGCTGGATTTCCTTGCATTTTAATGCAGGAGATTGAAAATGAGAGTACAAAAACGCCCCAATTCTGCAATGAATCGAGGCGAAATGCAAAGAGAGTAGCCAATAGTTTACCGGCCTTCAACGTAGTTTATGATGCCTTCCACGTGCAGCGTAACAATGGCCTTCTTCCCCTCCTCTAATTCGAGGAAGCTGAGCGAGACTTCCGAATCCATGAACCCGTTCTCTGTCAGGACCGCCGCGCAGTAGGTGTGCTTCAGGATGTAGAACGGTTTCTCGAAGTCGGGATCACCGTCAGAGTAATCGGTCCTGAGCCGGTGGCCGGGAAGGTGCCTTTGGGCGGCTTTGTACATGCAGGTAGCCAGCTTGTCGGACTCTGTGTGTCCGGGGAAAGTGTAGGCACTCCAGCCGGTGGCGCTATGCCACATTCGGCCGCTGCCGGCGGCATTGACGTGGATGCTGACCACGAACGTGTCGTGGGGTTCGTGGCCGTGACGAATCGCTATCCTGCTGATCCTGCGGCAGCGCTCTTCGAGGGAGATGTCTTCCTCTTCGGGCACGACGAGCGATGCGGTGTAACCACGGCATTGGAGATGCTCGACGAAGATGCACTAGAGCATCGTCCTGTTTGTTGGGCAAGGTGAAGATGCTGGCGCTGATTATTTACCTGGCCCAGAATTCCCATATATTCCGATGATAGTACCATAGAGAATCAATACTTCTCTTAGAATACTTATCGAAGAACATGTATACTCCCCTATTTGCGAGAGGAGATGGACTCCAGCACCCGCAATTAGAATTCCACAAATGAAAATAGCAATAGCTATAACTAATCGTAATTGACAGATTGTTTTGTTCTCTTTATTGTTTTGTTTATTCATATTCGTGCCAGCACCGGGTTGTCCTAGCCTTTCTCGGCCACCGGTCTGACTGGCTTTGTGAACTCCATCGCATAAGGCGTTACGTTTCATTCACATTGCAAAGTTCGCATGAGGGATTTTTGCCGCAAAAGGCCGCAGATAAAATATTAACTCCTTGAAGTCGTTGTATTTCAAGGAGTTAATCTGCGGTGTAAACCGAAAGTTCTTCGGGGCCCTGCGGTGACCAAAGGTCTCATGTTATTTGATGGAACCAGATAGAATCTTTGTGTTGATTTTGGCGATCTTTTTAGTTGTATCGTTGAGCTTGTTCAGGTCATTTGGTGTCTGACCAATGCTGCAGCAGGCGATACAGTACCAGTTGCTGCCAAGATGCTGGCTGAGACGCTTAATAATGAACTTGACGGCTCCAATGTACCCGGCTCGTTGGCCGGCGTTCTCCGCCTGCGCCATCATTTTGGAGAAGTTGGCGTTGTCGATGGCTGCGGTGAATTCTTCGAGGGTAGTGATGGTGAAGGCTTTTTCGTTCCAGGCGTCGTAGAGTTTTTTATAGTTGATGATGCGGGAGTGCTGGATCTTGGGGAGTTCTTGTGTTGGTTTAGGCTCGGAGCTATCTTGTTCGATGTGGCTATTCTCCTCAGGAACCAGAGGAATGGTCTCGCTGTCGATGAAATACTCATGTGCAATCTCAAGGACATTCCTCTCACAAATGTCAAGGTAGAATCGCATTGAGGCAACATCTACAGTAGCAGTTTTACCACATTTGCTCAGAACCTTACTTTGATTGGCAGCGTAGGTCTCAAATATGTCTGTCTGCAGTGAGACGATCCAATTGATGATAGCCGCATCGATATCGGCTGCAACGTTAGAAATCGCTTGCAGACGGGTGATATAATCCCGGAAGTAGGAGTGAATAAGTGCCGACATTGGCTCATTACATTGCCGGAAGATATCGTCGCATGACATTGTTGGACTGTCAGAGGTCATCTGGTGGCAGAAAGTCATACACTGCTCAACGAGAACTTCGAAGAAGCGTTTTTTGTTGTCCTCGACATAGACGATGGCGCGTTGTCGGAATTCGAGCCCGAACTTACCCGTGTATTCTGCCTTCAGTTCATCATACTCCCCTATCCACATATTGTACGGAATGAGATTCGCAAAGGAAGCCGGCATTTTAGGAAGAAGGTTTTCTATCCTATAGTGGAAGTATCGGTAGAGAAGCGAATACACATTTAGTTTTACCGGCCATGTACCCTTTGATTGACATTTCTGAAGATCTTTCTTGGCAGCAATGTCGGATGCTAGGTAAAGGGTTGGTATAGCTTGGTATTGCTCCTCTATAATCTCCCTGGTATTCAAGAGCCAGTCGAACATCAGCCGGAGGCCAGAGCGCGGGTCATTTCGGTAGGATTGCTTAATCTGAGCAGCATAGCTCTCCATCAATGCATAAATGAAACGAGGATACTCTTCGAAATAGAGATCATTCTTTTGGAGTTTATTCTCTACATCATAGCAGCGCGCAAACATATCCCGAACCATACCAGAGAATGCAAACTCGTTAGCGAAAGGCTCTGTGAAACATCCGCCGTGAACTTCCACTCTCAGATGAGCGAACCGTGGATGAGAAAGAAGGCTGAAATCGTAAAGGATCTGTTTATCTAGAATAGACATCTGAGATTTCTAGTTGGGTTTAAATCTTTATGCAAATCATTCAATAGAATCATTTAATGATAAGTGATAAAATAGATGCTACACTACCTATCAAGCCAACAATCACGATAAATGTATTCCAGCCTTTAGAATGAAAACTAAAATCTGGTTTTATCATCTGAATTGGATAGCCAAAAACTATTCTTAATAGTAATCCTACTCCCCTAAAGAAATGGTCAAAAATATTCCACCACCCTTTACATTGCTTTTTGAATTGACGTTCATGTTCCGCGATAGAAGACACGGTATCAATCTGAATCTGATTAACATTTGATTCAATCTCATATTCCTTACCATCGCGTATTGCAAGCCCTAAACTATATACTGGCATATGAGGATAATGCTCAGGGATTATTTTGGAGATGTAGTTATAGTTTGAGACAATGTACGTCAAAGTCTCTTGTGAGTATTTATTCTTCTTTGATTCTTTGAGTAGCGTCAACGAATGGTTACAAAAATCTTTGATGGCACGCTCTTCACCACGGATATTGCATAGATTTAGTAGCCAGCCAATAAAACCGGCCAAAACGATACTGGATATAATAAGAACAATAAGTAGATTATTCATATTAACACTTATGCTTAGTCAAACGGTGTTATTTTCACGCAACTATACTGTGTATTATATAGCCAAGTTGAGTTTACTCTTTTGACATTA
This window harbors:
- a CDS encoding type I restriction enzyme, R subunit; amino-acid sequence: MPDFLSEKERNYQNSVIELFKNPEGLDYTYLGHFQYAKGASKNADGKANSPLMESELRAYLESQDKYTDFQIDSAIRTLKEKIRLTDKKIGTLIDTNTAVYQLLVTGVQAKPSPEENEKDVMLFDFENPLNNRFGIAEEVSFIDPLTGANSRPDLVIYVNGIALAVIELKRSIVSIVEGIKQSLSNEKALIPSFFTTIQFTIAANEYKGYQKESEDEEFDDTIDGVGFKYGTIGTPLDFWCRFKRNSNKTGYILSDKESFELFFDKKTFMTMFRYGVITDSGIKKVMRPHQLYALMAAIPRLETKDSGIIWHSQGSGKSLTMVWLAAYIKANFEDPRVLIITDRTELDKQLADDFSDTGNALCRATSSDHLLETLNTGSEWLICSLIQKFGNRGQEAEEGREDVKIPLDKYLKELRERISLQYPGNSFSVKGKNIFVFIDECHRTQGGRLHEGMREIMGKEVMLIGFTGTPLLRDDKLKENYKNLSKTSEFKFGTFIHKYLHKQAVEDKVILDLQYEARDVEQYISNKEKLDEKLESIISGLTPERAEMVKDRWATLEHIYSSKERIERIGYSIIDDVRSNSILRQDWANAMLIAGDIETAYKYYDFFQNRCGDTTLRGKCAVVTSFEPTDADERKETTDLSLETPLQFKHRMALQTYADAGQPNAAKYEKWAKEKFVKQPARMKLMIVRDKLLTGFDAPCATFLYIDRYLYDHNLFQSICRVNRLGVDVMDENNKDVVIAQTHKKFGLIVDFKHLFDDIDAAIHKFNDEKGALGGYEASDIDGLLEDAVVKGKKRLEAAKKAYESLKSLWAQSEMTDIDKLAEYYLKDDEDAPAKVKRENMYKITAALATAYDNLADFMSKASYTLEQSDSIEKLVREATHINLRIKQVSGDDFDPRSRDHDMRSLMDRFIRAEDAETIIPATADFSFLDLIGDESDEEEIVRRAVKAAGGHPGAAAEVIEGKARAVINDYKDRDPEAAALFSTRLQELLDMLKASTVDFEKKAKELVRLIKESKRGGVNFPEGISNKLMKAMWNNRKIWQPSGNEEELIQIIQDFDKLIYEDAGPDWKDPHSVDAHMLKGFIKVKMYWLSQEQVTEVYMLATRNS
- a CDS encoding N-acetylmuramoyl-L-alanine amidase (non-canonical start codon;~manually curated); translation: MFVEHLQCRGYTASLVVPEEEDISLEERCRRISRIAIRHGHEPHDTFVVSIHVNAAGSGRMWHSATGWSAYTFPGHTESDKLATCMYKAAQRHLPGHRLRTDYSDGDPDFEKPFYILKHTYCAAVLTENGFMDSEVSLSFLELEEGKKAIVTLHVEGIINYVEGR